A genome region from Bacteroides stercoris ATCC 43183 includes the following:
- a CDS encoding DUF6175 family protein — protein MRIVVSFLSLFLPLYLLAQNGQARQPNVMVVPFVEPGEGENDRIKDAVLNDEAVPLALSKIKEEFNLRNFKTIDFMTEFQRVQNRAYAASALNAKSTGLQAYVDGARADIYVTVKISKEDFAGGASNVTLLMEAKERETGFSLANASIVSDRFRASKKELTEYALEGISENFFNQLKQAFRDMVTNGREVNITLNVDENCDFDMENDVVGTRDMTLSDELDEWVLENAFKGNGEVRSGGNGLNVYMRVPVYDPDTGRPRSIKSETGKLRRFASGLLKDKGYTVSEKAASGQYIQLLIQNSRE, from the coding sequence ATGAGAATAGTTGTTTCTTTTTTAAGTCTGTTCCTACCTCTTTATCTGTTAGCCCAAAACGGTCAGGCGAGACAGCCGAATGTAATGGTGGTTCCGTTTGTAGAACCCGGAGAAGGAGAGAACGACCGGATAAAAGATGCGGTTCTGAATGATGAAGCTGTGCCGTTGGCTCTTTCCAAGATAAAGGAAGAGTTTAATTTGCGTAATTTCAAGACGATTGACTTTATGACGGAGTTCCAGCGGGTGCAGAACCGTGCTTATGCGGCCTCTGCATTGAATGCCAAATCTACCGGATTGCAGGCGTATGTGGATGGCGCACGGGCGGATATATATGTGACGGTGAAAATTTCCAAAGAAGATTTCGCCGGAGGAGCTTCCAATGTCACTCTTTTGATGGAGGCTAAAGAGCGTGAGACCGGTTTTTCGTTGGCAAACGCCAGTATTGTGAGCGACCGTTTCCGTGCGTCTAAAAAAGAGCTGACCGAATATGCCTTGGAAGGCATCTCTGAGAATTTCTTCAACCAGTTGAAACAGGCATTCCGTGATATGGTAACCAATGGCCGGGAAGTGAACATAACCCTCAATGTCGATGAAAACTGCGACTTTGATATGGAAAACGATGTTGTCGGCACAAGAGATATGACGTTGAGTGATGAACTTGACGAGTGGGTGCTTGAAAATGCTTTCAAAGGCAACGGTGAAGTCCGTTCGGGAGGCAACGGTCTGAATGTCTATATGCGTGTGCCGGTATATGACCCTGATACGGGAAGACCGCGTTCCATAAAGTCGGAAACGGGCAAGCTGAGAAGGTTTGCATCGGGATTGTTGAAAGACAAAGGCTATACGGTTAGCGAGAAGGCCGCTTCCGGACAGTACATA